The Trichosurus vulpecula isolate mTriVul1 chromosome 9, mTriVul1.pri, whole genome shotgun sequence region TGAGAATATTGCCCCTTTTAGGCTATCCCTCACTATTATCGCTCAGTCACGTTGATTAGGTGGAGGTTCATTCAGGATTGATCTTATCACCCACAAATGCTGCACTTGCATGTTATGCACTCTGAAATTCCTCTATGATCACAGTCTGCTGTCACTCTACCTCTTCTGCCTTGCAACTTCAAAACCTGTTGTTCAACCTCATTGCAATCTCTAATCCCTCCACCCCTCCATGTTCTCCCAGGCTGCACTGGTCACTCTGCCCCCTTCCCCGGCGACCCCTTGGTTAACTAGTTCAACCCTATACTGACCTCTCAGGGCCTTTGCCTCTTATCCCTATGGAAGATTTTGTCCTGCCAAGCCTTTACCCTGTATTACTTCTGCTGTTTGGGGCCTTTGTTCACGTGTTTCaaaacaaaggtggagaaaatcatgaaactggaCTGACTGGTCCACTACACACTTAGGTTACAAAATTTTTCCGGCCCTTATAGTGGGAAAGCACCTTTTACCTCCCTGATTGACTCACTTTCCCACTCAGAAGAGTGGTTTTTCAAAacctcatccctcctcaaatccctcatggctcctcctccctccatcctttcagCTGAGAGCTTTTCCTCATTTCACCCAAATAACAGGCTCCCTGCCTTACCTCACCACACAGCtacttcctctcactttcttcttcaccCCATCTCAGGAGAAACATGACAAGTGATCCTATTGCACCCTGTTTTCTCTCCAGCATCCCCACTATTGactaatctttaatctctccctgtcttctgagtgcttccctgctgcctacagacacccccatcctcaaaaaaccctcaatgATTGTTTCTGCTGTCCTATAACTTCTCCATTCTGTGGCCATACTCATTGAAAAGGCCATGTACAATCAgtgtctctacttcctttccctccccatcctcccagtcaccggTGCTTGACACCCAGATGTAGTTTTCACTCCTCTCTTTCATATCCAATTGTTTGTCAAGTCCTGCTGTTTGTCTTTTTGTATCATCTCTCCTCGACTCTTCTCTCCATGGACATCGCCTCATCTTGGCAGGCCtttatcacttcatgcctggccTGTTGCGGTAGTCTTCTGGTGGGCCTCTCCCATGCCAGTGCATCCTCCATTCACCTGTCAATTTGAACTTCCTAAAGCATTTCACTATTACCCGCtaatacctccaggatcaaatataagattcTCTGGCTCTTAAAACCCTAatttggctccttcctacctttccaattttcttgcgCCTCTCCCATCCCCCTACATAATGTTCAGTAAAATGACACTAGCCACCTAGGTGTTCCTTGgatgtgacattccatctctagaCTCCTGGGCATTTTCCCCTAGTtatctctcatgcctagaatgtctccctcctcattctgcttcctgccttccttggcttccttcaagtcccaattaaagACACCCTCTCTGcagaaggtctttttttttttttttttatttgtcaaatCTTTATTGGGTAAGTGGGAAAGATTGGCAGGGTCCAGTTTAGTCCTTCTTGGCAGCAGCCTTCCTCATGGCAGCTAGGACGTTGCtgagctcctctctcttcctcttggccCGGATGTGAGTTCCCACCCTTTTTTTGATGAACTTAAGGGCTCTCTTATCCTTAGAGACCTTTAACAATTCCATGGCACGCCTCTCATAAGGGGCAAATCCACACACTTCCCGGATCATATCTCTCACAAACTTGGTGTGTTTGGTCAAGTGCCCACGGCGGCGGCAGTGTCGCGGCTTCGAAACGTTTTTGGTAACTTTGTGGCCCTTGTTGAGGCCCACAGCCATGGGGTATCGGATGGCCATGGCTGCGGCGCGTAGCCCCAACGGCAGCCACAgcagaaggaagccagaaggtccTTCTTaatctttcccagtcctccttaatcttagggCCTCCCCTTTGAAGTTATCTCCAATATATactattacattatatatatatgtgtatgtatacatacacacacatctcatATGTATCCTATTaaattctataatcctgtgaCTATCCCTAATACACCTTGCATAGAttctgtttgtacatagttgtttgcattttgtctccccattatactgtgagctccttgacaacaggaactatttttgccctcctttgtatccccagtacttagcacagtgcctggcacatagtaggtgcttaataaatgtttgttgacttcctGAAAAAAAAGTTCTCATCCCCACAATCCTTGGCACTATCAGATGGCTCATTGTCAGAAATAAGatcattttatcaatggaaatgacattaaggaagatgcattaccatctgtCTTGATGCTGCTGATGCAACCAAGGAGCGGCTGTCTTCtacaaattatttcttttctggccaaaaactctgagggtctttccccTTCCAGGTGGATTCTTTTTTGAAGGCAGaccaggccatcttttgcctcaattcttacctagcctttaatttaATGACTGAACggtgttgcctcagacacagACCtggtaaagaccttagcttgGAAAGGCCTGCTTCCAGGGCCATAGACGGTCGTCCTGAGCTATGCCTTTCCACTGGACTCGGAtgagtggaggagagaatgaaactGATGACTTGGGcggccctgcctcacttaaatgcaattcacttgcaagtcaagacgtACCCCCACGACGTCATTGGCCCTCTTCtagaaggaagaacaaacagCTACAAAACCCGGTTGCTAACTGCCAGCCCAGCGTTCTTAATGATTTTAAATTAAGTTGTACACGTATTTAAAACCCAGTAGATGTCCCTCCGGGAGcgtttctttttgtattccccagGAGCTGGTTCTCAGTGTCTGTCAAGGTCAACTACACAGCGATACAAAGTGTCTTTATTCTTTATTAGTCCGATACATAAGGAAAAAGTCTTATTGGAATGCCCCGGCCAGATTTCTTTACACCCTTTTCATACTCCCCACGCCCCCTATAATGTCAAACCCTCGTCTTTAGGAAAGGGGGTGACAAGAATCAAGATTCTCATCGCCCACGGTCCCCGAAGCAGGGCTGGGGCTCTTCCACCCGCTTCCAGGGCTCAGCACTAATGGTGagcttattaattatttattagttATTAATAGTGGTTTCCAAGGTTGCATTTTTCCGTGGCCTTGGCCTTGGTCCCCTAGCTCCGGGCACTCCCCGCAGGTCTGGGGCTGCGCTCGGCGTCCCTCGCTCTGCCCAGCACGGGGCTGTGGAGAGCAGAAGCCGGCGGAAGCGCCCCCTTGGTCTCTGGAGCCGGGAGCATCTCGTAGTGTAGTGTGGCAGACTGGACCGACTGCGCATGCTCCGCGGGGGACGGCGACCCCGGGGACAGAAGAACGCATGCGCCGTGTGGCTTGCCGGTCGGTGACGGCCTCATCCTTCCTGGTTCTCTGCCCAGGTGGGAGGCTCCGCTCAGCGCTCGCTGCGCGCTGCGTCCATGCGCACCTGGAGGTCTCATCTGCCCGTCCGGGCTGCGAGGATGTCCTCGGGGGCAGCTGGGTACTGCTGCGTCCTGCGCTGCTCTAGGACCGGGGGTGGGTGTCCTACGCTGCCCTAACCTGCCCCGCCCCGTGAGCACCGCTCCCCCCTCCCTGGCCCAACCTGCCTCCTTCTTTGCAAGTGTCCCCATCCTCCGCTGAGGGTAGACAGGACCGTGCTCCAGGTGGAGCCTAGAGTCTTGCACGTGATAGGGACTtggtcattttttaaatttgattgaaAGTGACCCTCAGACCTCCACCGTTTGTCCAAAGCAACTACTTCTTATGTAAAAAGAGGGAGCTAGTTTAAACtttgaaggtccctttcagctctgaaattttaCGATTCTTATACTGGGCTTAGACCAGACAGCGTGCCTATCTTCACATCTCTTCCACCATTAGAGTAAAAATCTGAGATCCCTGGACCGTTTAGTGATGAGCAATGCCCCCTGAGATCACACCTGAGATATAAAGCTTCACTTCCCAGAGGACTCCTCTTTTAGGGAAGGTCTTTGTTCAACCAAAGCCCTGGAGATCCTCTACGCTGTCTTCAAATCTGCCGAGGACCTTTGGGGTCTAGAGTCTGTCCTGAACAGTGCCTGGGAAAAACCCACCCTCGGACCCGCAGATAGTGAAGTGTCTTCATCCCCCTCCAAGGGGTACAACTTTGGGTTGAGAGGAGACTCATGACTTAACACATATTGGAAACATCCAGACAGGTCTGTTAATGAAGTTATTGGAGAAACACTGTAGTTTGAAGGATGAGAAGTGACTGGTTGGGGAATGAGGCATCATTGGTGGGCTAGAATGGGTCTTCTGGAAACTGCAGTATTAGGTTTTGGCTTTGAAGCTCTGCTGGGTGGTTGGCAGAACTCCAACACACAGGAGGGTGGAATAtgctttactttgcatttatctgCTTGCCCCTTCCTGGTTTATCAGTGTGCCATCCCCAGACCTAATGAAATCCATTGTCCCTCTCACATCTCTCGTGGAGGACTGACTGAGTCTGCTGGTTTTACTTCGTGAAGTATCCTAGGGATGGAATTTAGAGTGCCTGGAGGGTACCATGTACCTTGACTTGCCACTAGGGGGTAGTGTAACAAGTCATGCTTTCCTCCATGGCCAGATCCTTGGGGAGCCTGACCCCATGGCTCTGACCCTATGGACCCTGCCTgaacaggggtgggggaagggcatgcAATGAATCCTTTaacatccccacccccccaatcaagggaaaaacaaaatttaataacGAGAAGTCCTACAGAGTCACTTTTTCCTCTCTAATTTGTCTTTGAGGCTGACAtgagagaaaaccccaaatttccGAGTGTGCCCGTCACAGTTTTACCACAGTATCCTGGCGGGGCATCTGGTGCGGAGCTGATAGTGCAGGGGGCCCTGGGCCGAAGCCCTGCCGGAAACCTAGTGCTGCCAGCGGTTGGGGGGCCGATGGCTGAGACAGGAAGCTCCCCATGGCTAAGGGAAGAGGGCTCTGGGGTTTGGTGACAGAGAAGCTGTGTGAAGCCTCTAGCTTAGAAGCCAGAATGCCCCCACTACCTCCTTGGATCTATTTTTTAGTACCCTTGGAGCTGCCCCTTCTTCCTGACTCAGCCACTTAGCAAGGCCTGGGCGCCATTTTGCACTTAGGCCATCGGGAGGGCCTAAGTGAGCTTGTGCGGTTCCAGGCTTGGGGCATCAGTGTTGCCTCCAATGGCAATATTTTCCTAATTGAGTGGTGGAGGCTTCCTAGGTGAGGTGGTGGTTCCTGGAGAGACCAGGCACCCACcgcagaagcaacagcagcagcagtagctaaCGTAATTCAGTGATGAGCTCCTGAGGGTTTGAAGAATCCGCTGGTGAGGGAAATTCTTCACTTCAAACAAAGGTCCCGAGTAGTCCCAACATGTGGCTTTCTGGTGTCAGTGTTGCTGCCTTCCATGGCAgggtcatgtgtgtgtgtgtgtgtgtgtgtgtgtgtgtgtgtaggcgaAAGTCAGTGTAGCctagagaaaatgaaattccatcaCCTTTGTTTCCAGACTATCCTTTCTAACTTATCTATTGCCCTCAGTAATACTTTAGTCACTGAAGACTCCCAGACTTAGAGGCATTTTAGAATCTCCTCTTTGTTCGCTATCATCCATCATTACAAAGTCCTATTACTTTTTCTTcagaaatatttcaaattattgtttttttaatctctcttcctaTCACTACCATCCTGGCTCTCACCCTGATGTACATAGATTATAGTAACAGATTCTTAGCTGGTACCATTCTTTCCCATTCATCCTCCACACCAAGTCTATAATTCTCTCCCAAAAATATAGTTTTCATGATGTTGCTCCCTAAACCCACATTGGATCAATTCTAAACACCGTAGTCttgcattcaaagctcttccaaTAATTTCACTACCACTTCCCTCCCTACCAAATCCTATAATGACTCaatgttgttgttctgttgtgtccagtgtccgactcttcatgaccccatctgaggttttctcatcagagatactggagtggttttgctatttccttctccagctcattttatagatgaggaaactgaggcaaacagggttaagtgacttgtccagggtaacaaaGATCATAAGCATTTGAGGTAAGACTGGAACTcgggaagagtcttcctgactccaggcctggtactcttaACCACTGCCCTACCTAAGCTGACCTGTAAATGACTGTACACAGGTTGTTTATAGCTGTTGCTCATGATGCCTTCTTTTCTCTGGAATGCATTTCTGCCTCTCAGTCTTTCCAGATCCTAGCTTCTTCAAAATTCAGATCAAGCCATGCTTTCTTGAAGAAACCTTCCTAAGACCATTGCATGATATCAGGTCCCTGCTTGCAATCGTCTCATGTGTTTTGTCTTTGAAACTAAACTATAAATATCTTAAAGGCAAAAATCTTACTGTTTGTATTCCCCACAGTACTTAGTACAGGGCTTGAGAACCCAACTAGAACCCAACCACAGTaatagttgaatgaatgaatgagcagaaGAATAAAATGGGTTTGGTTGGGACTGACCATTCATCCAGGTCATATTGAATGTTGCCTGTATTCATAGCCCGGTAGTAGGAACTTTGGAATGTTTCCACCCAGGGCAATGGGAGGACAGAGAATGACTGAAACCTGTATCCCCTTCCCCAACCTGGTACAACATTATCTAGATCTTTCTGGGACCTTACCATTGTTAGGACAGTTTTATCTCCTTCATAACAGCGCCAAGCCTAGGGATAATTGGAGAAACTTTGTCTTTGGAGAAACTCTGTTCTCTGTGCTTCCTGGTATATCCCCCTGGAATACTATTAGTTTTGAGGACAAAGGTCAAAATGTCAATGAAAAAGCTAGAGTATCAGGAGCCAGAAACTCTGGAATTGTGGGCTGCCTCTCTGCACAACCTTGGATTTGCCAGGTGGATACAGCAGGTTTTGTGCCCTTGTGGCCACTAGATGGCCCTGTAACCTTATGAAATCCGGAGTCTAGGgtagattaaaataaaaagaagctgCTTTGTGGCAGGGGATTGATTGCTGCCTCGGATGAAACAATGTGGACTAGAACCTTTCCTAACCCAGCCGGACCAACAGTGGTCGGGAAATGCCCCACGACCCCCATCTTACTACTGTTAACTTCATCAGAGGCATCAGAAGAATCATTATCCCCCTTTCAGAGGTGTTAAGGCATTAAGGACTTGCTCAGTCATACAATAACTACAATAAATTAGCAGTAAAGCCCAGACATCCTAGTCTCTAACTCTTAGCCCTAAGCCGCTCTGCCCATTTCTGGTCTCTCTGATTTACAAGCAacaccaatcagtcaacaaacatttaccaagcaccttctttgtgccaggcaccaagGATACACGGAGTGCTAGGGGtgaatgagagaaaagagagtcTGAGAGGGCAGACATAAATTGGGCTGGGGAGAGACAACAGGGGAAATTCCATCTGAGTTGTCCATGTTGTCTTAAATAATTTCAGTCAATCAAGGAGTTAGGGGTGGGGTAGGAAGTAGCGGGGTTGGAGAAGAGATACGATAGAGAGGAGTTTGGTTGAGGTTGGTTGCTTCTCTTAAGCAGAGGTATAGACTTTATTGCCCCCTTAACCTATGGCTGCAAAAGTCCTTAGTTTGGCTTAAATGAGATTAAAAGGTagttggaaaatgtttaataaataaaaatacaataaatcatTGATAATGTtaacatggttttctaagtcaataaatGCCCAACAGAGATCAGTTTCTAGTTGAGTCTGACACCATTGAAAGGACAAATCCAACCAGAATGAACTCAGGAGGGATCCAGATGTCTTTGTAGGGTATTTATATGAAATCTTAGTTATTGCTGTGATGTGAGATATAGATTCTATCCCAGAAGCAATACGTTATAAATAAAGTAATGTGGAAGTAGTAGGTTACCACTTATTCAACATAAAATATCAATTATGTATTAATTATGTGGCATTGTGTTACAAAGATACTGTGGGAGAGGGAATATACACACCCTCtacatatatgcaaacatatacatacatatatcctatAATTCATtgtccctgttcttaaggaagCTATAGTCTAGTTGGGAAGGCGAAACCTATAGATgggaaaaactgaaagaaaacaaattaaataacaCCACCATTCAGAACAGCAGACTAAAGTGTGTCACAGAACGAATAGTGTAGAAGGGTCAGGGGCGAAATGTTTGTCTGTAACAAATCTAGTAAATCATTATTTGGCTCCTGCTGTGTGCAAGACGCTGTGTTGATTTAGTCACCAAAATGGCGTATCCACAGAGATCTGCAGAGCAACTGAACCTTCGTGGCCCCAAGTTCCTAGCATCCCCTTCCCCTAACGTCTGACAGCCATGGTGAGAAGTGGAAGACGAAATCTCACCTCCTTCAATTGAACGTGCATTTTAACAAGCAGGCTTCGGTATGCCCACTATGTTACAGGCATTCTTCTCGAGCAAGAGAGAAGTAATTgttaccttcaaggagtttatagtttcCTGCATGGGGCGGGGAGAGGAATGCAACATGTacccagataaataaatacaaagttttaaaatgtgattattTGCCAAGAATTTTATATTGATTATCTCAGAGCCTCAGAGCAACCCTGTGAGGCGAGTGCTAAAGatactgttattcccattttccgAGAGGTTGAGTGCTTTGCCCTCGGTCATTGCtaaataagtgtcagagatgcCAACCAGGGATGTACAGAGCCAAAACAAAGTaaacagcccctgacctcaaggaacttctatTTTACTGGAGGAATAGACAGTTACAcagattaaataaataattatgtaaATTCGCTCCACTCTAtccttgggttattctgactttGGCACGGTGAGAATTATTAAGTATTAGAATGAGTTGCTGAAGCAGGAAGAGTTCCTTTTGTAGAAATCCATCTGACTTATTCAAGAATAGATGCCTccatatatgtgaaatatatgtGCTCCAACACGTACCTTCTGGTCTGTCTATTCTCTTCATTGTCCCCCATACATGCCATGCATATTGATTTCCACTCCTGAACTTTTGCTTGTGGGGAAGCTAGATGAaacagtggataaaacaccaggcctgaagtcaggaagattcatcttcctgagttcaaatctggcctcagacacttactagctgtgtgaccctgggcaagtcacctaaccctgtttgcctcagtttcctcatctgtaaaatgagctggagaaggaaatggtgaatcactccagtatttctgccaagaaaacctcaaatggggtcacaaagagtcagacgcaaccaaagaacaactgaaaaaaaaaagaaacctttgcTTATACTGTCACCCTGCCCTAAAATGCCTTCCTCAATCCTTTCTTTCTGGCCAAATCCTATTCATTGAGGGCCCAGCTCAAGTCCCATATTCTTTGAAACTTTCCTCAATTTGATTTCTGCTGAGCTCTATTTCTTATACCTTCCTAAGATACTGAATAGCcatagtcacagaatcatagcctATTAGAGGCAGAAGGGTGCTTGGGAACCCTTTAGTCCAATCTCTGtgctttacagatgatgaagcagAGGCCCAGGGAGATAAAGACATTGTCCTGAGGTCATAAGCTAGTTAGCAGTGAAACTAGAACCAGAACCTATGTCTCTTGATCCCTACTCCAGTGTCCTTTCCTCTAGAACAGGGCTTCTGAAACTTTTTCCACTGGAGACCCCTTCAGCGCTTAAACTGTGCTATGGGTCATGACCCACAGGTTAAGAAGTGCTGCTCTAGAACATGTTTCCCTTCTTACCTGTATTGCACAATCTAGTACTTTATTTTAGATgaaccttttccccttccctagtGGTTTCTTGGACATAAATTTTACCTATTCGTCTATAACATAAGTTTCCTGAGGGTGAAGATTGTGTCTCATACTTCTCTGGTATTCCCCAATTGCATCTAGTTGGATTTATTGCTAGGTATACAGTAGGTGTTCAATATATACTTGGTGAATGAATGGCCTAAGGAGTGAATGATATGGTTTAGTGGAAGATCTACCACATGGCAGGAAGATGAACTAGATAGATCAATGTTCCTCAACTCAAAATATGCTCacgaatctgtaaaatggataaactCTCTCTTCCGGACAACTTCATCCCCTGGAAGGGTGTCCATAGCTCGGGAGGTAGGGACTGGGAACCATAGAGGAGAAagctgggggtgggaagagtggggcacacagagaaggagagagtgaagatGGAGAAGTCCATCTATTTATAGtggtttcttctcttattttttaagttttaagaaaGATGACTCTGTGGTTGGAAACGTTTTGCtgaatagcaaaaaaaattaaattgctgATAACTAACAGGTGAAAAACATTGTCTTGGATCTCTGAGGTCTCCactaactctaggcccagggtCCTTTAATCCCAGCTCTTGTCAAATCCGGTATATAGTCTCCGGATGGGAAAGAAGAGTGTGACTACAAAGGAAGAGAATACTGCTTAGCAAAGACATTTTAAACCTGTAGAAATAAGGGAAACTACTTGAAGAGAGTCAGAGCTTCCTTTTCATTGCTCTTGAGTAAGCAGCAAGGCCTAGGAAGCGAATCCAAGGGCTGACATAGCAATGAAAGCTTATTTTTGTTCCAAAGGTCTGAGCAAGTTTCAAGTAAGTTTTCCCTGCTCTGCAATCTTTACCTTAAATGGAGGTGAACCCAGGAATGGAGTGACTTCTTAGTCAACCTCAACTCATAGCTTACCAACTTGCCTATTCCTGAGGGTCCTTGACCCTGGGCAATAGGGGAGATGATTTATTGGAAGCAGAGCTACATTATTGTCTGAGCTGCTTGGAGTGGTCCTCATCCTGGCAATTCCCATCATCCCATTTTCTGACCCCCTCTTCTCTACTTCTGTTCTGTGACGTCGGGAACTGGGAGTCAGTGTGGATGGTTGGTTGGAGAGTCAGCAGGGTCAAAGCATGGAGAATCTGTTTTTTGTTCCTCAGGAACTTCACCTCAGCGTATCTCTAACCGAGGTCTCTTcagactttcctttttttccagatgCAGTCTCTCTCTTGTTACCTCTTGTCAGGGGATGAGGGTTGGGGAGGGTAAGAGGTTGCACATTAATCTCCCAGGCACTGGCCTCCTGGTCAGGGTGG contains the following coding sequences:
- the LOC118831576 gene encoding 60S ribosomal protein L36-like — its product is MAIRYPMAVGLNKGHKVTKNVSKPRHCRRRGHLTKHTKFVRDMIREVCGFAPYERRAMELLKVSKDKRALKFIKKRVGTHIRAKRKREELSNVLAAMRKAAAKKD